The Kitasatospora sp. NBC_01287 genome contains a region encoding:
- a CDS encoding terminase — MASVAAMEFVGPCRLVGFRADGSPIGGPPQEAWVQIFATAAGQNVNTMSALATIFSPAAIDRYAIKLGQEVCYASQTDTDGRQCRLEAKASSFRAAEGGRPSFALLNETWHWVEGNHGPRLAATIRPNATKVSGRTMEITNAPVIGEESVAEGTWYAFEKQRDGVNRDAGIYYDSVEAPPGVDLADEDQLRAAILCARGDSVWINPERVMKDIWSASTSEDESRRKYLNQLSSHDDALVDRDTWDLATVEPADGIKPGERIVLAFDGGKTDDSTGLLALRVRDKLVQKLALWEKPDGPAGKNWEVDGQEVNDMVAHVFQKYTVTAFFADIAGWESYVADWSEKYGKHLLIKASGKSTCGFDMRANQREITTEHMAMVGAIETEALPHVRDYSLTRHTLNARKRPNQYGFSFGKESRESKLKVDLYAAMVLAWIAHRRLTESGKLKPAKRPGQLQTRGGF; from the coding sequence ATGGCGAGCGTGGCCGCGATGGAGTTCGTCGGCCCGTGCCGCCTGGTCGGCTTCCGCGCCGACGGCTCGCCGATCGGTGGACCACCGCAGGAAGCATGGGTGCAGATCTTCGCCACGGCGGCCGGCCAGAACGTCAACACCATGTCGGCGCTGGCCACGATCTTCTCCCCGGCCGCCATCGACCGGTATGCCATCAAGCTCGGCCAGGAGGTCTGCTACGCCTCGCAGACCGACACCGACGGCCGCCAGTGCCGCCTTGAGGCCAAGGCGTCGTCCTTCCGCGCCGCCGAGGGTGGCCGGCCGTCGTTCGCGCTGCTGAACGAGACGTGGCACTGGGTCGAGGGCAACCACGGCCCGCGCCTGGCGGCAACGATCCGCCCGAACGCGACCAAGGTCTCCGGCCGGACGATGGAGATCACCAACGCGCCGGTCATCGGCGAGGAGAGCGTCGCCGAAGGCACGTGGTACGCCTTCGAGAAGCAGCGCGACGGCGTCAACCGCGACGCCGGTATCTACTACGACTCGGTGGAGGCCCCGCCCGGGGTCGATCTCGCCGACGAGGACCAGCTGCGCGCCGCGATCCTGTGCGCCCGGGGCGACTCGGTCTGGATCAACCCCGAGCGGGTGATGAAGGACATCTGGTCCGCCAGCACGTCCGAGGACGAGTCCCGCCGCAAGTACCTCAACCAGCTCTCCAGCCATGACGACGCGCTGGTGGACCGCGATACCTGGGACCTCGCCACAGTCGAGCCGGCCGACGGCATCAAGCCCGGCGAGCGGATCGTCCTCGCCTTCGACGGCGGCAAGACCGACGACTCAACCGGCCTGCTGGCCCTACGCGTTCGGGACAAGCTCGTCCAGAAACTCGCGCTGTGGGAGAAGCCCGACGGCCCGGCCGGCAAGAACTGGGAAGTGGACGGCCAGGAGGTCAACGACATGGTGGCCCACGTCTTCCAGAAGTACACCGTCACCGCGTTCTTCGCGGACATCGCCGGGTGGGAGAGCTACGTCGCCGACTGGTCCGAGAAGTACGGCAAGCACCTGCTCATCAAGGCCAGCGGCAAGTCCACGTGCGGGTTCGACATGCGCGCCAACCAGCGCGAGATCACAACCGAGCACATGGCGATGGTCGGCGCGATCGAGACCGAGGCCCTGCCGCACGTGCGCGACTACTCGCTGACCCGCCACACCCTCAACGCCCGCAAGCGACCGAACCAGTACGGCTTCTCCTTCGGCAAGGAGAGCCGCGAGTCGAAGCTGAAGGTGGACCTGTACGCGGCCATGGTGCTCGCCTGGATCGCCCACCGCCGCCTGACCGAGAGCGGCAAGCTCAAGCCCGCCAAACGCCCCGGACAGCTCCAGACCAGAGGAGGGTTCTGA